In Streptomyces sp. P3, one DNA window encodes the following:
- a CDS encoding SH3 domain-containing protein: MLGTLALPVLCATTASAAPAAVSAAPASSCSSLPPLPYKVHASAVTIRSKATTKSTALGVLYKSHRFTVHKKSGNWLYITDRSTGVKGWVSGTYVYRDTRMCLD, encoded by the coding sequence ATGCTCGGCACGCTCGCCCTGCCGGTGCTCTGCGCCACCACCGCCAGTGCGGCACCCGCCGCGGTATCTGCGGCCCCCGCGAGCAGCTGTTCGTCCCTGCCGCCGCTGCCGTACAAGGTCCACGCGTCGGCTGTGACCATCCGGTCCAAGGCCACCACGAAGTCCACCGCGCTCGGCGTGCTTTACAAGAGCCACAGGTTCACCGTGCACAAGAAGAGCGGCAACTGGCTCTACATCACGGACAGGTCGACCGGCGTCAAGGGCTGGGTGTCCGGAACCTACGTCTACCGCGATACCCGTATGTGCCTGGACTGA
- a CDS encoding TniB family NTP-binding protein, with protein MPRRRKRQPPELLTLKQKALLGEAALLEYEQARSVWHANLVRSGTPQLKALHEDLRDIVDSNQQDGDKAKGAVAVDAFPGLGKTTAVLDFVLKYHRRVIEREGTFTPAGHERWPVCRVGLTSNIGMKDFNRSLLEYYAHPGRKSGTATLFAQRALDCVLECETRVLVIDDMHFLKWHDRNGTEVSNHFKYIANEFPVTIIFIGVELGNRGLYSEANSRGNITLAQTARRTTPLTMEPFVVTNDKHRREWRSMLLALEKRIVLCRKFPGMVADGLSDYLYIRTTGHIGSLMTLINRGCQRAARTGAELLDEELLDQVKLDAAAERRARRWRRSSNAVA; from the coding sequence GCCGGAGCTGCTCACGCTGAAACAGAAGGCGCTCCTGGGCGAGGCGGCGTTGCTGGAGTACGAGCAGGCCCGGAGCGTCTGGCACGCCAACCTGGTCCGATCCGGTACGCCGCAACTCAAGGCGCTGCACGAGGACTTGCGGGACATCGTCGACAGCAATCAGCAGGACGGTGACAAAGCCAAGGGCGCCGTGGCGGTGGACGCCTTCCCAGGGCTCGGCAAGACCACCGCGGTCCTGGACTTCGTGCTGAAGTATCACCGGCGGGTGATCGAGCGGGAGGGTACGTTCACCCCCGCCGGACACGAGCGGTGGCCGGTCTGCCGGGTCGGTCTGACCAGCAATATCGGCATGAAGGACTTCAACCGGTCGCTGCTGGAGTACTACGCGCACCCCGGCCGCAAGAGCGGCACCGCCACGCTCTTCGCTCAGCGCGCCCTGGACTGCGTGTTGGAATGTGAGACGCGCGTCTTGGTCATTGACGACATGCACTTCCTGAAGTGGCATGACCGCAACGGGACCGAGGTCAGCAACCACTTCAAGTACATCGCGAACGAGTTCCCCGTCACGATCATCTTCATCGGTGTCGAGCTGGGCAACCGCGGCCTGTACTCCGAGGCCAACTCCCGCGGCAACATCACGCTCGCCCAGACCGCGCGCCGCACCACCCCGCTGACGATGGAGCCGTTCGTCGTCACCAACGACAAGCACCGCCGTGAGTGGCGCAGCATGCTGCTCGCCCTGGAAAAGCGGATCGTGCTGTGCCGGAAGTTCCCCGGCATGGTCGCCGACGGCCTGTCCGACTACCTCTACATCCGCACCACCGGGCACATCGGCTCGTTGATGACGCTGATCAACCGTGGATGCCAGCGTGCTGCCCGCACCGGCGCCGAGCTCCTGGACGAGGAACTCCTCGACCAGGTGAAGCTCGACGCGGCGGCGGAGCGGCGCGCAAGGCGCTGGCGAAGAAGTTCGAACGCGGTCGCATGA